In Pleurodeles waltl isolate 20211129_DDA chromosome 5, aPleWal1.hap1.20221129, whole genome shotgun sequence, the DNA window tgctgctctgccctgcgtcccctGGCTGCGCTGCTTTGCTtcctcttgctgcgctgccctgcgtgtccttgctgctcagccctgcatccccttgctgcgctgccctgcgtccccttgctgctctgccctgcgtccccttgctgctctgccctgcgtccccttgctgctctgccctgcgttctccttgctgctctgccctgcgttctccttgctgctctgccttgcgcctccttgctgcgctgccctgcgtccccttgctgctctgccctgcgtccccttgctgcgctgccctgcatccccttgctgcgctgccctgcatccccttgctgctctgccctgcgtccccttgctgctctgccctgcgtccccttgctgctctgccctgcgtctccttgctgctctgttctgcgtccccttgctgcgctgccccacgtccccttgctgctctgccctgcgtccccttgctgctctgccctgcgtccccttgctgctctgccctgcgtcccacatgctgctctgccctgcgtcccctGGCTGCGCTGCTTTGCTtcctcttgctgtgctgccctgcgtgtccttgcagctctgccctgcgtccccttgctgctctgccctgcgtccccttgctgctctgccctgcgtccccttgctgccctgccctgcgcctccttgctgctctgccctgcctctccttgctgctctgccctgcgtccccttgctgctctgccctgcgtccccttgctgctctgccctgcgtcccccTTGTGGCTCTGCCCTGTGTCTCCTTGCTGCTCTGCatccccttgctgcgctgccctgcttttccttgctgcgctgccctgcgtttccttgctgcgctgccctgcgtctccttgctgcgctgccctgcgtccccttgctgctctgccctgcgtctccttgctgcgctgccctgcgtccccttgctgctgtgccctgcgtccccttgctgcgctgccccGCGTCCCCTTGCTGCTGTGCCCTGCGTCCCCttgttgcgctgccctgcgtccccttgctgctctgccctgggtccccttgctgctctgccctgcgtccccttgcagctctgccctgaatccccttgctgctcttccctgcgtccccttgcagctctgccctgcatccccttgctgcactgctctgcgtctccttgctgctctgccctgcttccccttgctgctctgccctgcgtccccttgcagctctgccctgcatccccttgctgcgctgccctgcgtccccttgctgctctgccctgcgttctctttgctgcgctgccctgcgtcccttgctgctctgccctgcgtccccttgctgctctgccctgcgtcccttcatccctgcgtccccttgctgctctgccctgcgtctccttgctgcgctgccctgcgtcctcttgctgctgtgccctgcatctccttgctgctctgccctgcgtctccttgctgctctgccctgcgtccccttgctgctctgccctgcgtcctcTTGCAGTTCTTTGCCCTGCatccccttgctgcgctgccctgcgtctccttgctgcgctgccctgcatccccTTGCTGCTCTGCCTTGCGTCCTCTTGCAGCTCTTTGCCCTGCatccccttgctgctctgccctgcgtctcgttgctgcgctgccctgcatccccttgctgctctgccctgcgtctgcttgctgctctgccctgcgtcccctcgctgctctgccctgcgtcccctCGCTGCTCTGCCCTGCTtctccttgctgcgctgccctgcgtccccttgctgctctgccctgcgtccccttgctgctctgtcctgcgtccccttgctgctctgcTCTGCGTCCCCCTTGTTGCTCTGCgtctccttgctgctctgccctgcttctccttgctgcgctgccctgcttccgcttgctgctctgccctgcatccgcttgctgctctgccctgcgtccccttgctgctctTCCCTGCGTCCCCTTGCCTCTTtgccctgcgtccccttgctgctctgccctatgtccccttgctgctctgccctgcgtcccccatgctgctctgccctgcgtcccctGGCTGCGCTGCTTTGCTtcctcttgctgcgctgccctgcgtgtccttgctgctctgccctgcatccccttgctgcgctgccctgcgtccccttgctgctctgccctgaatCCCCCTTGCTGCTCTGCGTCTCCTTGCTGCTCTGTCCTGCatccccttgctgcgctgccctgcgtccccttgctgctctgccctgcgtccccttgctgctctgccctgcgtccccttgctgctctgccctgcgttctccttgctgctctgccctgcgcctccttgctgcgctgccctgcgtccccttgctTCTCTGACCTGCGTtctccttgctgcgctgccctgcgtcccttgctgctctgccctgcgtcccaTTGCTGCTCTGCCCCGCGTCTCCTTGCTACTCTGCCCTGCTTccccttgctgcgctgctctgcgtccccttgctgcgctgccctgcgttcccttgctgcgctgctctgcgtCTCCTTGCTACTCTGCCCTGCttccccttgctgctctgccctgcatccccttgctgcgctgtcctgcgtcCCCTCGCTTCTCTGCCCTGCGtctccttgctgcgctgccctgcgtccccttgctgctctgccctgcgtctccttgctgcactgtcctgcgtccccttgctgctctgtcctgcgtccccttgctgctctgccctatgtcccgttgctgcgctgccctgcttccccttgctgctctgccctgcgtcccccatgctgctctgccctgcgtcccttgctgctctgccctgcgtccccttgctgctctgccctgcgtccctTCATCCCTGCGTCCCCTGGCTGCTCTGCCCCGCGtctccttgctgcgctgccctgcgtccccttgctgctctgccctgcatctcctcgctgctctgccctgcgtctccttgctgcgctgccctgcgtccccttgctgctctgccctgcgtctcCTTGCTGCTCTGTCCTGCGTCCCCTTCCTGCTCTGTcctgcgtccccttgctgctctgccctatgtccccttgctgcgctgccctgcttccccttgctgctctgccctgcgtcccccatgctgctctgccctgcgtccccttgctgtgctgccttgcgtccccttgctgctctgccctgcgtccccttgctgctctgccctgcgtccccttgctgctctgccctgcgtccccttgctgtGCTGCCTCACGTCCCCTTGTTGCTCTGCGtctccttgctgcgctgccctgcatccccttgctgcgctgctctgcttccgcttgctgctctgccctgcatccgcttgctgctctgccctgcatccCCTTGCTGCTCTaccctgcgtccccttgctgctctTCCCTGCGTCCCCTTGCCTCTTTGCCCTGCTTCCCCTTGTTGCGCTGCCCTGCTTCCCCTTGCTGCGCTGcctgcgtccccttgctgctctgccctacgtccccttgctgctctgccctgcgtcccccatgctgctctgccctgcgtccccttgctgcgctgctttgcttcctcttgctgcgctgccctgcgtgtccttgctgctctgccctgcatccCCTTGCTGCTCGGCCCTGCatccccttgctgcgctgccctgcgtctccttgctgctctgtcctgcgtccccttgctgctctgccctgcgtccccttgctgcgctgccctgcgtctccttgctgctctgccctgcgtccccaTGCTGCTCTACCCTGGgtccccttgctgctctgccctgcgtccccttgctgctctgccctgcgtccccaTGCTGCTCTaccctgcgtccccttgctgctctgccccgcgtccccttgctgcgctgccccgcgtccccttgctgctctgcgtccccttgcagctctgccctgcatctccttgctgctctgccctgaatccccttgctgctctgccctgcgcctccttgctgctctgccctgcgcctccttgctgctctgccctgcgtccccttgctgctctgccctgcgtctccatgctgccctgccctgcatccccttgctgctctgccctgcgcctccttgctgctctgccctgcatctccttgctgctctgccctgcgtccccttgctgctctgccctgcgtccccttgctgctctgccctgcgtcccccTTGTTGCTCTGCCCTGTgtctccttgctgctctgccctgcatccccttgctgcgctgccctgcgtttccttgctgcgctgccctgcgtttccttgctgcgctgccctgcgtctccttgctgcgctgccctgcgtccccttgctgctctACCCTGGGTCCCCTTGCTGCTCTACCCTGGgtccccttgctgctctgccctgcgtccccttgcagctctgccctgaatccccttgctgctctgccctgcgtccccttgcagctctgccctgcgtgtccttgctgcgctgccctgcatccccttgctgcgctgctctgcgtccctcttgctgcgctgccctgcgtctccttgctgcgctgccctaaatccccttgctgcgctgctctgcgtctccttgctgctctgccctgcttccccttgctgctctgccctgcatccgcttgcagctctgccctgcatccccttgctgcgctgccctgcgtccccttgctgctctgccctgcgttctacttgctgcgctgccctgcgtcccttgctgctctgccctgcgtccccttgctgctctgccctgcgtccctgcatccctgcgtccccttgctgctctgccctgcgtctccttgctgcgctgccctgcgtcctcttgctgctctgccctgcatctccttgctgctctgccctgcgtctccttgctgctctgccctgcgtccccttgctgctctgccctgcgtcctcTTGCAGCTCTTTGCCCTGCatccccttgctgcgctgccctgcgtctccttgctgcgctgccctgcatccccTTGCTGCTCTGCCTTGCGTCCTCTTGCAGCTCTTTGCCCTCCatccccttgctgcgctgccctgcgtctccttgctgcgctgccctgcatccccttgctgctctgccctgcgtctcctggctgctctgccctgcgtcccctcgctgctctgccctgcgtccccttgctgctctgccctgcgtctccttgctgcgctgccctgcgtccccttgctgctctgcTCTGCTTCCTCTTGCTGCTCTGTCCTGCGTCCCCtcgctgctctgccctgcgtctccttgctgctctgccctgcgtccccttgctgctctgtcctgcgtccccttgctgctctgccctatgtccccttgctgcgctgccctgcttccccttgctgctctgccctgcgtcccccatgctgctctgccctgcgtacCCCTTGTTGCTCTGCgtctccttgctgctctgccctgcttccgcttgctgctctgccctgcatccgcttgctgctctgccctgcatccccttgctgctctgccctgcgtccccttgctgctctTCCCTGCGTCCCCTTGTCTCATtgccctgcgtccccttgctgcgctgccctgcttccccttgctgctctgccctgcgtcccccatgctgctctgccctgcgtcccctGGCTGCGCTGCTTTGCTtcctcttgctgcgctgccctgcgtgtccttgctgctctgccctgcatccccttgctgcgctgccctgcgtctccttgctgctctgccctgcgtctccttgctgctctgccctgcgtccccaATGCTGCTCTGCCTTGCATCCCCTGGCTGCGTTGCTTTGCTTcctcttgctgctctgccctgcgtctccttgctgctctgccctgcgttcCCTTGCAGCTCTGCGCTGCatccccttgctgcgctgcccggcgtccccttgctgctctgccctgcattctccttgctgcgctgccctgcgtcccttgctgctctgccctgcgtccccttgctgctctgccctgcgtccccttgctgctctgccctgcgtccccttgctgctctgccctgaatCCCCCTTGCTGCTCTGCGTCTCCTTGCTACTCTGCCCTGCTTccccttgctgcgctgctctgcgtccccttgcagctctgccctgcgtccccttgctgctctgccctgaatCCCCCTTgctgccctgcgtccccttgcagctctgccctgcatCCCCTCGCTGCGCTGTCCTGCGTCCCCtcgctgctctgccctgcgtctccttgctgcgctgccctgcatccccttgctgctctgccctgcgtccccttgTTGCTCTGTcctgcgtccccttgctgctctgccctatgtccccttgctgcactgccctccttccccttgctgctctgccctgcgtcccccatgctgctctgccctgcgtccccttgctgtgctgccttgcgtcCCCTTGCTActctgccctgcgtccccttgctgctctgccctgcatccCCCTTGTtgccctgcgtccccttgctgcactgccctgcgcaacAGGGAAAGTGCgagaatgcgccatatttatccatttCTGTGCTTTTCCCCTTTCGGcagtctagcgccaatgcaggcgcccttgcagcATCGTGCAAGGGTTCCTTGTTGCAGGCAAGATTgttttaatgcaggaaagggcaccttcttgcacaaaaacaaaatggagaggctttttcctctacgTGTGTTGCAGaccgcagcacacatggaaagagataaaAGACAAGGAGGCATAGAATTATGGCGCTTTCCCAGACTTACCAGGgttggtaagtctgggaatgcatcaaaaaccatgggagttgcatgggatcACCCATGCAACGCCCTGAAACGcctccctagcgcagagtaaggcTATGAactgatttgcgctgccttgcctcactctatATTTTTTAAGCCATACAAAGCCCACAAGGTGGCTCTGCTCCGCTTCAAAAGTCTGACTTGGTGGTTTGACCACGCATGTACCAGGTTGCGTGGTGCAAACATGATGCAAaatgctcataaatatgcccctgtctgCTTCAGTTGACTGGTTGTCGTATGGTTGTTAATAGACTCTGGGCCACtcgtggatgagttactccatcccaACGgcaatggatatcctgtccgctgaaatctaaaaccCATAGGAAATAATCAACAGGGCATAGACACCTGATCATCAACAATGATGCTCAGGTGTAAAGCAGCTTGTGAGGGCCAGAGGGATGGCCAAGGTTGCTGGGCCACCAGGCGATGGTCCAGAGAGTCATCTCTACCAAATCAGACAAGCTCAGGTTTTTCTCCGTTGAGGTTTTTGTGCACACCTACGAGCAGGCCTAGCACGTGCAGTGTGTAACCCATGGCGACCTTCGGCTCCTTATGCACCGTGGCTGGAAGAGGCACGGTGCCCAACACGTCAGTGTCTCTGTGTTTGTGGCCACTGCGAAAGCGATGCACTTCTCCTGCGTGTGTCATGGACCAGGGAGGAAAGGGAGACTTGAGTACAGAGTGGACGCCTGCAACACTGGCTCCTAGGaatccagtgtaggaaagtaccatcttccctggcacgttacccccacatttcactgtatatatgttgttttagtctatggtggtcattacgaccctggcggattacttccgccagggccgcgggacgcggtggcactgccgacaggccggcggtgccccgcggggcattctgaccgcggcggcttagccgcggtcagagaagggaaaccggcggtctcccgccggtttcccgctgcccccaaggaatcctccaagctgcgccggcttggggattccgactccccctcccgccatccagttcctggcggttctcccgccaggaaccggatggcgggagggggattcgcggggcccctgggggcccctgcagtgcccatgccagtggcatgggcactgcaggggcccccgtaagagggccccaaaatgtatttcactgtctgccttgcagacagtgaaatacgcgacgggtgcaacagcacccgtcgcaccttcccactccgccggctcgattacgagccggcttcatggtgg includes these proteins:
- the LOC138297164 gene encoding anti-sigma-I factor RsgI-like gives rise to the protein MGTQGRAARRRRAAQQGDAGQSSKGTQDRAARRRRAAQQGDAGPSSKGMQGRAARTRRAAQQEEAKQRSKGTQGRAAWGTQGRAARGRRAEQQGDAGSAARGSRAAQQGEAGQRGKGTQGRAARGRRVEQQGDAGQSSKRMQGRAASGSRAAQQGDAGQRSKETQSNKGT